The following coding sequences are from one Microcoleus sp. AS-A8 window:
- the rpmF gene encoding 50S ribosomal protein L32: protein MAVPKKKTSKSKRDKRKATWKRKAALQAQKALSLGKAVLSGRSSFVYPTEEEQEEES, encoded by the coding sequence ATGGCTGTTCCTAAGAAGAAAACCTCGAAATCGAAACGAGACAAACGCAAAGCGACTTGGAAGCGCAAGGCGGCACTGCAAGCTCAAAAAGCCCTGTCTCTCGGCAAGGCCGTTTTGAGTGGACGCTCTTCCTTTGTTTATCCGACCGAAGAGGAACAAGAGGAAGAAAGCTAA